The proteins below come from a single Streptomyces tubercidicus genomic window:
- a CDS encoding family 2 encapsulin nanocompartment cargo protein terpene cyclase has protein sequence MSTPPNPAAAYALPGPPNLARTLRTRRPGGAVPGLRYRPAAPADPETAAEVDRRLETWARQLDLFPAQWSGDFTQFQFGRAVALQHPGAADLDRLTVAGKLLLAENIVDTCYCEEDEGKGGAHRGLGGRLIMAQSALDPFHGTPELEAEWRQGVQADGPLRSYHWALKDYAALATPSQADRFVQDIARLHLGYLAEAAWAETRHAPRVWEYLVMRQFNNFRPCLSIVDAVDGYELPEALYARPEVQRVTALACNATTIVNDLYSFTKELASDPDHLNLPQVVAANDKRGLKAAYLKSVEIHNRVMEAFETESAPLAALSPLLERYVRGLADWVSGNHEWHATNTDRYHLPHYW, from the coding sequence ATGAGCACGCCCCCGAACCCCGCCGCCGCGTATGCGCTGCCCGGCCCGCCGAACCTCGCCCGGACCCTGCGCACCCGGCGCCCCGGCGGAGCCGTCCCCGGGCTGAGATACCGGCCCGCCGCCCCCGCCGACCCCGAAACGGCCGCGGAGGTCGACCGCAGGCTGGAGACCTGGGCCCGTCAGCTGGATCTGTTCCCCGCGCAGTGGAGCGGGGACTTCACCCAGTTCCAGTTCGGGCGGGCGGTCGCACTGCAGCATCCCGGGGCGGCCGACCTCGACCGCCTCACCGTCGCGGGCAAGCTGCTGCTGGCCGAGAACATCGTCGACACCTGCTACTGCGAGGAGGACGAGGGCAAGGGCGGCGCGCACCGTGGCCTGGGCGGCCGGCTGATCATGGCCCAGTCGGCCCTCGACCCGTTCCACGGCACCCCCGAACTGGAGGCGGAGTGGCGCCAGGGCGTGCAGGCCGACGGCCCGCTGCGTTCCTACCACTGGGCCCTGAAGGACTACGCGGCGCTCGCCACCCCCAGCCAGGCAGACCGCTTCGTCCAGGACATCGCCCGGCTGCACCTCGGCTATCTCGCCGAGGCCGCCTGGGCGGAGACCCGGCATGCGCCGCGGGTCTGGGAGTACCTGGTCATGCGGCAGTTCAACAACTTCCGTCCGTGTCTGTCGATCGTCGACGCCGTGGACGGCTACGAACTGCCCGAGGCGCTCTACGCCCGCCCCGAGGTCCAGCGGGTCACCGCGCTGGCCTGCAACGCCACCACCATCGTCAACGACCTGTACTCCTTCACCAAGGAGCTGGCGAGTGACCCGGACCATCTGAACCTGCCCCAGGTGGTGGCCGCCAACGACAAGCGCGGTCTGAAGGCCGCCTACCTGAAGAGCGTCGAGATCCACAACCGGGTCATGGAGGCGTTCGAGACGGAGTCGGCCCCGCTGGCCGCCCTCTCCCCCCTCCTCGAACGGTATGTCCGGGGCCTCGCCGACTGGGTGTCCGGCAACCACGAGTGGCACGCCACCAACACCGACCGCTACCACCTGCCCCATTACTGGTAG
- a CDS encoding family 2B encapsulin nanocompartment shell protein, producing MSVPDSVTGSTSDEPALAAPADSALTSLSTQAARQLATTTKSEPQMQAITSRWLLKTLPWVDVKGGAYRVNRRLQLRVGRGRVQFEQNGADDIRVIPQTLTELPALRGYSDTEVLKELAGRFRVREVRAGQVLFEAGQPTTEAYLVVHGRFARYTVGKYGEEEVIGVVTDGDQMGDEAIGRPDPRWLSSVRAETAGVVMALPWDVVREFTDRAPSLAAHLSAYAERQQRPMNRKGEAEVPVRAGHVGEPTLSSGFVDYDLAPREYELSLTQTVLRVHSRVADLYNDPMDQTQQQLRLTVEEIRERQEWELVNNREFGLLHNADYGHRISTYTGPPTPDDMDELLSMRRKTRLFLAHPKAIAAFFRQCNKRGLVPGTATVDGHEVPAWRGVPIYPCGKIPISDTQTSSILALRTGEADQGVVGLHQTGIPEEYQPGLNVRFMGIDPAAVISYLVTAYYSLAILVPDAVGVLENVQTGRSAD from the coding sequence GTGTCCGTACCGGACAGCGTCACCGGTTCCACCTCCGACGAGCCCGCGCTCGCAGCACCCGCCGACAGCGCGCTCACCAGCCTCAGCACCCAGGCCGCGCGCCAGCTGGCGACCACCACCAAGTCCGAGCCCCAGATGCAGGCCATCACCTCCCGATGGCTGCTGAAGACGCTGCCCTGGGTGGACGTCAAGGGCGGCGCCTACCGGGTCAACCGGCGGCTGCAGCTCCGTGTCGGCCGGGGTCGGGTCCAGTTCGAGCAGAACGGCGCGGACGACATCCGGGTGATCCCGCAGACGCTCACCGAACTCCCGGCCCTGCGCGGCTACTCCGACACCGAGGTCCTCAAGGAACTCGCCGGCCGCTTCCGGGTGCGGGAGGTCCGGGCCGGCCAGGTCCTGTTCGAGGCCGGGCAGCCCACCACCGAGGCGTACCTCGTCGTACACGGCCGTTTCGCCCGCTACACGGTCGGCAAGTACGGCGAGGAGGAGGTCATCGGCGTCGTCACGGACGGCGACCAGATGGGGGACGAGGCGATCGGCCGGCCCGACCCCCGGTGGCTGAGCTCGGTCCGGGCCGAAACGGCCGGCGTCGTGATGGCGCTGCCCTGGGACGTGGTCCGGGAGTTCACCGACCGGGCGCCGTCCCTGGCCGCCCATCTGTCGGCGTACGCGGAGCGGCAGCAGCGCCCGATGAACCGCAAGGGCGAGGCGGAGGTGCCGGTGCGGGCGGGGCACGTCGGCGAGCCGACGCTGTCGAGCGGCTTCGTCGACTACGACCTCGCCCCGCGCGAGTACGAGCTCTCGCTGACCCAGACCGTGCTGCGGGTCCACAGCCGGGTCGCCGACCTCTACAACGACCCGATGGACCAGACCCAGCAGCAACTCCGGCTCACCGTCGAGGAGATCCGCGAGCGCCAGGAGTGGGAGCTGGTCAACAACCGGGAGTTCGGCCTGCTGCACAACGCCGACTACGGCCATCGCATCAGCACCTACACCGGCCCGCCCACCCCCGACGACATGGACGAGCTGCTGTCCATGCGCCGCAAGACCCGGCTGTTCCTGGCCCACCCGAAGGCGATCGCCGCCTTCTTCCGGCAGTGCAACAAGCGCGGTCTGGTGCCGGGCACGGCGACCGTCGACGGGCACGAGGTGCCCGCCTGGCGCGGCGTCCCGATCTACCCCTGCGGCAAGATCCCGATCAGCGACACACAGACCAGCAGCATCCTCGCGCTGCGTACCGGCGAGGCGGACCAGGGAGTGGTCGGTCTGCACCAGACCGGCATCCCCGAGGAGTACCAACCCGGCCTGAACGTCCGGTTCATGGGCATCGACCCGGCCGCCGTCATCAGCTACCTCGTCACCGCCTACTACTCACTGGCCATCCTCGTGCCCGACGCCGTCGGAGTCCTGGAGAACGTCCAGACCGGCCGGAGCGCCGACTGA
- a CDS encoding acyl-CoA dehydrogenase family protein, whose translation MDHRLSAELEELRRTVEAFAHDVVAPKIGEYYEQHAFPYEIVQEMGRMGLFGLPFPEEYGGMGGDYLALGIALEELARVDSSVAITLEAGVSLGAMPVYHFGTEEQKRAWLPKLCSGEMLGAFGLTEPDGGSDAGATRTTAVRDGGDWVINGSKCFITNSGTDITGLVTVTAVTGRKDDGSPLISSIIVPSGTPGFTVGAPYSKVGWSASDTRELSFAGVRVPAANLLGEEGRGYAQFLRILDEGRIAIAALATGLAQGCVDESVRYAKERRAFGRAIGSNQAIQFKLADMEMRAHTSRLAWRDAASRLVHGEPFKKEAALAKLYSSEIAVDNAREATQIHGGYGFMNEYPVARMWRDAKILEIGEGTSEVQRMLIARELGVG comes from the coding sequence CTGGACCACCGTCTTTCCGCCGAGCTGGAAGAACTCCGGCGCACAGTCGAGGCGTTCGCGCACGACGTCGTCGCCCCGAAGATCGGCGAGTACTACGAGCAGCATGCGTTCCCGTACGAGATCGTGCAGGAAATGGGCCGGATGGGCCTGTTCGGGCTGCCCTTCCCCGAGGAGTACGGCGGGATGGGCGGCGACTACCTCGCCCTCGGTATCGCCCTGGAGGAGCTGGCCCGGGTCGACTCCTCGGTGGCCATCACCCTGGAGGCGGGCGTCTCCCTGGGCGCCATGCCCGTCTACCACTTCGGCACGGAGGAGCAGAAGCGCGCCTGGCTGCCCAAGCTGTGCAGCGGGGAGATGCTCGGCGCCTTCGGCCTCACCGAACCGGACGGCGGCTCGGACGCGGGCGCGACCCGGACGACCGCCGTACGGGACGGCGGGGACTGGGTGATCAATGGCAGCAAGTGCTTCATCACCAACTCCGGTACGGACATCACCGGGCTGGTCACGGTCACCGCCGTCACCGGCCGCAAAGACGACGGCTCCCCGCTGATCTCCTCGATCATCGTGCCCTCCGGCACCCCGGGCTTCACGGTCGGCGCCCCGTACTCCAAGGTCGGCTGGAGCGCCTCGGACACCCGCGAGCTGTCGTTCGCAGGCGTCCGGGTCCCGGCCGCCAACCTGCTGGGCGAGGAGGGCCGCGGCTACGCCCAGTTCCTGCGCATCCTCGACGAGGGCCGGATCGCCATCGCGGCGCTGGCCACCGGCCTGGCGCAGGGCTGTGTGGACGAGTCCGTGCGCTACGCCAAGGAGCGGCGGGCCTTCGGCCGCGCGATCGGCAGCAACCAGGCGATCCAGTTCAAGCTCGCCGACATGGAGATGCGCGCCCACACCTCCCGGCTGGCCTGGCGCGATGCCGCCTCCCGGCTGGTGCACGGCGAACCGTTCAAGAAGGAGGCCGCGCTGGCCAAGCTCTACTCGTCCGAGATCGCGGTGGACAACGCCCGTGAGGCCACCCAGATCCACGGCGGCTACGGCTTCATGAACGAGTACCCGGTCGCCCGGATGTGGCGGGACGCCAAGATCCTGGAGATCGGCGAGGGCACCAGCGAGGTCCAGCGGATGCTGATCGCCCGGGAGTTGGGCGTCGGGTAG
- a CDS encoding hydroxymethylglutaryl-CoA lyase: protein MTAAGLPMEIRAEGLPTRVRIHEVGARDGLQNERTVVPTEIKAEFIHRLAAAGLPTVEATSFVHPKWVPQLADAEQLFPLLADLDPHRLPVLVPNERGLDRALALGARRIAVFGSATESFAKANLNRTVDEALAMFAPVIARAKDAEVHVRGYLSMCFGDPWEGPVPVAQTVRVCRELLDLGCDELSLGDTIGVATPGHVQTLLAALNEAGVPTSRIGVHFHDTYGQALANTFAALQHGVTTVDASAGGLGGCPYAKSATGNLATEDLVWMLHGLGIETGVDLDRLTATSVWMAEALGRPSPSRTLRALSHKE from the coding sequence ATGACCGCGGCCGGACTGCCGATGGAGATCCGCGCGGAGGGCCTGCCCACCCGGGTACGGATCCATGAGGTCGGCGCGCGCGACGGCCTGCAGAACGAGCGGACCGTGGTGCCCACGGAGATCAAGGCGGAGTTCATCCACCGGCTCGCCGCCGCGGGCCTGCCGACGGTGGAGGCCACCAGCTTCGTCCACCCCAAGTGGGTGCCCCAACTCGCCGACGCCGAGCAGCTGTTCCCGCTGCTGGCCGATCTGGATCCGCACCGGCTCCCGGTGCTGGTCCCCAACGAGCGCGGGCTGGACCGGGCGCTCGCCCTGGGCGCCCGCCGGATCGCGGTGTTCGGCAGCGCCACCGAGTCGTTCGCCAAGGCCAACCTCAACCGCACGGTCGACGAGGCGCTGGCGATGTTCGCCCCGGTGATCGCGCGGGCCAAGGACGCCGAGGTGCACGTCCGCGGCTATCTCTCGATGTGCTTCGGCGACCCCTGGGAGGGCCCGGTGCCCGTCGCGCAGACCGTCCGGGTCTGCCGGGAGCTGCTCGATCTGGGCTGCGACGAACTGAGCCTGGGCGACACCATCGGGGTGGCCACCCCCGGTCATGTGCAGACCCTGCTGGCCGCCCTCAATGAGGCCGGGGTGCCCACCTCCCGTATCGGGGTGCACTTCCACGACACCTACGGGCAGGCCCTCGCCAACACCTTCGCCGCGCTCCAGCACGGCGTCACCACCGTCGACGCCTCGGCGGGCGGCCTCGGCGGCTGCCCGTATGCCAAGAGCGCCACCGGAAACCTCGCCACCGAAGACCTCGTGTGGATGCTGCACGGCCTCGGCATCGAGACCGGGGTCGACCTGGACCGCCTGACCGCCACCAGTGTGTGGATGGCCGAGGCCCTGGGCCGGCCGAGCCCCTCCCGAACCCTCCGTGCCCTCTCCCACAAGGAGTGA
- a CDS encoding acetyl-CoA carboxylase biotin carboxylase subunit, whose protein sequence is MATNFDTVLIANRGEIAVRVIRTLRALGIRSAAVYSDADADARHVREADTAVRIGPAAAAESYLSVERLLEAAVRTGAQAVHPGYGFLAENAAFARACADAGLVFIGPSADAIELMGDKIRAKETVREAGVPVVPGSSGSGLDDGQLAAAAREIGMPVLLKPSAGGGGKGMRLVREEALLADEIASARREARSSFGDDTLLVERWIDRPRHIEIQVLADGHGNVIHLGERECSLQRRHQKVIEEAPSVLLDEATRAAMGEAAASAARSCGYRGAGTVEFIVPGKDPASYYFMEMNTRLQVEHPVTELVTGLDLVEWQLRVAAGERLPYAQEDITLTGHAIEARICAEDPARDFLPTGGTVLTLHEPEGGGVRTDSGLSEGGEVGSRYDPMLSKVIAHGPDRASALRRLRAALAGTVTLGVTTNAGFLRRLLAHPDVVSGELDTGLVEREAAGLVDGTVPDEVYAAAAAVRQAALEPAVADGGWRDPFAAPNGFRLGGEPAPVRHWLRVPGHDPVAHDVRPDAAAAQVTPDRVRVTVDGVLHTFHHSGDWLGRDGDSWQVTTHDPVAAALRGAAGAHGADTLAAPMPGTVTVVKVAVGDEVAAGQGLLVVEAMKMEHVISAPHAGTVAELDVTAGSTVAMDQILAVVAPHESPEEPAASAGAPEGGQESA, encoded by the coding sequence ATGGCCACCAATTTCGACACCGTGCTCATCGCCAACCGCGGCGAGATCGCGGTCCGTGTCATCCGTACGCTGCGCGCCCTCGGCATCCGCTCGGCCGCCGTGTACAGCGATGCGGACGCCGACGCCCGCCATGTCCGCGAGGCCGACACGGCCGTACGGATCGGTCCGGCAGCGGCCGCCGAGAGCTATCTGTCCGTGGAGCGGCTGCTGGAGGCGGCGGTCCGGACCGGCGCCCAGGCGGTCCACCCGGGCTACGGCTTCCTCGCCGAGAACGCCGCCTTCGCCCGTGCCTGCGCGGACGCCGGGCTGGTCTTCATCGGCCCGTCCGCCGACGCCATCGAGCTGATGGGCGACAAGATCCGGGCCAAGGAGACGGTCCGGGAGGCCGGCGTCCCGGTCGTCCCCGGCTCCTCGGGCAGCGGGCTGGACGACGGTCAACTGGCCGCCGCGGCCCGGGAGATCGGCATGCCGGTGCTGCTCAAGCCGTCCGCGGGCGGCGGCGGCAAGGGCATGCGGCTGGTGCGCGAGGAGGCGCTGCTGGCCGACGAGATCGCCTCCGCGCGCCGCGAGGCCCGCTCCTCCTTCGGCGATGACACGCTGCTCGTCGAGCGCTGGATCGACCGGCCCCGGCACATCGAGATCCAGGTGCTGGCGGACGGCCACGGCAACGTCATCCACCTCGGCGAGCGCGAGTGCTCCCTCCAGCGCCGCCACCAGAAGGTCATCGAGGAGGCCCCCTCGGTCCTGCTGGACGAGGCCACCCGCGCCGCGATGGGCGAGGCTGCGGCGTCGGCGGCCCGCTCCTGCGGCTACCGCGGCGCCGGCACCGTCGAGTTCATCGTCCCGGGCAAGGACCCGGCCTCCTACTACTTCATGGAGATGAACACCCGCCTCCAGGTGGAACACCCGGTCACCGAGCTGGTCACCGGTCTCGACCTGGTGGAGTGGCAGCTGCGGGTCGCGGCCGGTGAGCGGCTCCCGTACGCCCAGGAGGACATCACCCTCACCGGACACGCCATCGAGGCGCGGATCTGCGCCGAGGACCCGGCCCGCGACTTCCTGCCGACCGGCGGCACGGTGCTCACGCTCCATGAGCCGGAGGGCGGCGGGGTGCGCACCGACTCCGGGCTCTCCGAGGGCGGCGAGGTCGGCAGCCGCTACGACCCGATGCTGTCCAAGGTGATCGCCCACGGCCCGGACCGGGCGAGCGCGCTGCGCCGGCTGCGGGCCGCGCTGGCCGGGACGGTCACCCTCGGCGTCACCACCAACGCCGGTTTCCTGCGGCGGCTGCTGGCCCACCCGGACGTGGTCTCCGGCGAGCTGGACACCGGTCTGGTGGAGCGGGAGGCGGCCGGTCTGGTCGACGGCACCGTGCCGGACGAGGTGTACGCGGCGGCCGCGGCGGTGCGGCAGGCCGCCCTGGAACCGGCGGTGGCCGACGGCGGCTGGCGCGACCCGTTCGCCGCGCCGAACGGCTTCCGGCTCGGCGGCGAGCCCGCGCCCGTACGCCACTGGCTGCGGGTGCCGGGACACGACCCGGTGGCCCACGACGTCCGCCCGGACGCGGCCGCCGCCCAGGTCACACCGGACCGCGTACGGGTCACCGTCGACGGCGTGCTGCACACCTTCCACCACAGCGGCGACTGGCTCGGCCGGGACGGCGACTCCTGGCAGGTCACCACCCACGACCCGGTGGCCGCGGCGCTGCGCGGGGCCGCCGGGGCGCACGGCGCGGACACCCTGGCCGCCCCGATGCCCGGCACCGTCACCGTCGTCAAGGTCGCCGTCGGCGACGAAGTGGCCGCCGGTCAGGGCCTGTTGGTGGTGGAGGCGATGAAGATGGAGCACGTCATCTCCGCACCGCACGCCGGGACCGTCGCCGAACTCGACGTCACCGCGGGCTCGACCGTCGCCATGGACCAGATCCTGGCCGTGGTCGCCCCGCACGAGAGCCCCGAGGAGCCCGCCGCGTCCGCGGGCGCCCCCGAGGGCGGGCAGGAGAGCGCCTGA
- a CDS encoding carboxyl transferase domain-containing protein: MEQAPVLGSDGGPPARAQSSVGDDPASDSWRANEAAHRELAAELREKLAAARLGGGEKARARHTARGKLLPRDRVDALLDPGSPFLEVAPLAADGMYGGAAPAAGVIAGIGRVSGRETVIVANDATVKGGTYYPMTVKKHLRAQEIALENRLPCLYLVDSGGAFLPMQDEVFPDREHFGRIFYNQARMSGAGIPQIAAVLGSCTAGGAYVPAMSDEAVIVRNQGTIFLGGPPLVKAATGEVVTAEELGGGEVHAKTSGVTDHLAEDDAHALRLVRTIVGTLGEREPLPWTVRTVEEPKVDPAGLYGAVPADSRTPYDVREVIARLVDGSRFAEFKAEYGTTLVTGFAHLHGHPVGIVANNGILFSESAQKGAHFIELCDQRGIPLLFLQNISGFMVGRSYEAGGIAKHGAKMVTAVACTRVPKLTVVIGGSYGAGNYSMCGRAYSPRFLWMWPNAKISVMGGEQAASVLATVKRDQLEAHGEEWSAEEEAAFKAPVREQYETQGNAYYATARLWDDGVIDPLETRQVLGLALTACANAPLPQKDSTAPGYGVFRM, from the coding sequence ATGGAGCAGGCACCGGTGCTGGGGAGTGATGGGGGTCCCCCCGCGCGAGCGCAGTCGAGCGTGGGGGACGATCCGGCGTCCGACTCCTGGCGGGCCAATGAGGCCGCGCACCGCGAGCTGGCCGCCGAGCTGCGCGAGAAGCTCGCCGCGGCCCGGCTGGGCGGCGGCGAGAAGGCCAGGGCGCGGCACACCGCCCGCGGCAAACTGCTGCCCCGGGACCGGGTGGACGCCCTGCTGGACCCCGGCTCGCCGTTCCTGGAGGTGGCGCCGCTGGCCGCGGACGGGATGTACGGCGGGGCCGCACCGGCCGCCGGGGTGATCGCCGGGATCGGCCGGGTCTCCGGCCGCGAGACGGTGATCGTCGCCAATGACGCCACGGTCAAGGGCGGCACGTACTACCCGATGACGGTCAAGAAGCATCTGCGGGCGCAGGAGATCGCCCTGGAGAACCGTCTCCCCTGTCTTTACCTCGTGGACTCCGGCGGCGCCTTCCTGCCGATGCAGGACGAGGTCTTTCCCGACCGGGAGCACTTCGGGCGGATCTTCTACAACCAGGCGCGGATGTCGGGTGCGGGGATTCCGCAGATCGCCGCGGTCCTCGGCTCCTGCACGGCGGGCGGCGCGTACGTCCCGGCCATGAGCGACGAGGCCGTGATCGTCCGCAACCAGGGCACGATCTTCCTGGGCGGGCCGCCGCTGGTGAAGGCCGCCACAGGTGAGGTGGTCACGGCCGAGGAGCTGGGCGGCGGCGAGGTGCATGCGAAGACCTCCGGGGTCACCGACCATCTCGCCGAGGACGACGCCCATGCGCTGCGTCTGGTGCGCACCATCGTCGGCACCCTCGGCGAGCGCGAGCCGCTCCCGTGGACCGTACGGACCGTCGAGGAACCCAAGGTGGACCCGGCCGGGCTGTACGGGGCGGTGCCCGCGGACTCGCGTACGCCCTACGACGTCCGCGAGGTGATCGCCCGGCTGGTGGACGGCTCGCGCTTCGCCGAGTTCAAGGCGGAGTACGGCACGACGCTGGTCACCGGCTTCGCCCACCTCCACGGCCACCCGGTCGGCATCGTCGCCAACAACGGCATCCTGTTCTCCGAATCCGCCCAGAAGGGCGCCCACTTCATCGAGCTGTGCGACCAGCGCGGTATCCCGCTGCTGTTCCTGCAGAACATCTCCGGCTTCATGGTGGGGCGTTCGTACGAGGCCGGCGGGATCGCCAAGCACGGCGCGAAGATGGTGACGGCGGTGGCCTGCACCCGCGTGCCCAAGCTGACGGTCGTCATCGGCGGCTCCTACGGGGCGGGCAACTACTCCATGTGCGGGCGGGCCTATTCGCCGCGCTTCCTGTGGATGTGGCCGAACGCCAAGATCTCCGTGATGGGCGGCGAACAGGCCGCGTCCGTCCTGGCGACCGTCAAGCGCGACCAGTTGGAGGCGCATGGCGAGGAGTGGAGCGCCGAGGAGGAGGCCGCCTTCAAGGCGCCGGTCCGCGAGCAGTACGAGACCCAGGGCAACGCCTACTACGCGACCGCGCGGCTGTGGGACGACGGGGTGATCGACCCGCTGGAGACCCGGCAGGTGCTGGGGCTGGCGCTGACGGCCTGTGCCAACGCACCGCTTCCCCAGAAGGACAGCACCGCGCCCGGCTACGGCGTCTTCCGGATGTGA
- a CDS encoding TetR/AcrR family transcriptional regulator yields MSNAQSSAPTSRREQILKEAARLFAERGFHGVGVDEIGAAVGISGPGLYRHFAGKDAMLAELLVGISERLLAGGRMRVTEGGGSPEAVLDALIDGHIDFALDDRPLITLHDRELDRLREADRKRVRQLQRQYVELWVEVVREAYPVCVEAEARSAVHAVFGLLNSTPHLGRPGALPGRTEMAELLHRLALGAFGAVAGEPSAGESMAAAVPGA; encoded by the coding sequence ATGAGTAATGCGCAGTCCTCCGCCCCGACCAGCCGCCGCGAGCAGATCCTCAAGGAGGCCGCCCGGCTCTTCGCGGAGCGCGGCTTCCACGGCGTCGGTGTGGACGAGATAGGGGCGGCCGTGGGCATCTCCGGCCCGGGGCTCTACCGGCACTTCGCCGGCAAGGACGCGATGCTCGCCGAGCTGCTCGTCGGGATCAGCGAGCGGCTGCTCGCGGGCGGCCGGATGCGGGTCACGGAGGGCGGCGGGAGCCCCGAGGCGGTGCTGGACGCGCTGATCGACGGGCATATCGACTTCGCGCTGGACGACCGGCCGCTGATCACCCTGCACGACCGGGAGCTGGACCGGCTGCGGGAGGCCGACCGCAAGCGGGTCCGCCAGCTCCAGCGGCAGTATGTGGAGCTGTGGGTGGAGGTCGTCCGGGAGGCGTATCCCGTGTGTGTGGAGGCCGAGGCCCGGTCCGCGGTGCACGCCGTCTTCGGCCTGCTCAACTCCACCCCTCACCTGGGCCGCCCCGGCGCCCTCCCGGGCCGTACGGAAATGGCGGAACTGCTGCACCGCCTCGCGCTGGGCGCTTTCGGCGCGGTGGCCGGGGAGCCGTCGGCGGGGGAGTCGATGGCGGCGGCGGTGCCGGGCGCGTAG
- a CDS encoding acyl-CoA dehydrogenase family protein — protein sequence MRRTVFNEDHEAFRATIRAFIEAEVVPVYDEWLAAGQAPRDFYYKLGELGVFGIRVPEEFGGAGIESHKFEAVMYEETSRAGVSFGGSGVHVLLGLPYIEMLATDEQKKRFLPKFVTGEEMWALAMTEPGTGSDLAGMKTTAKLSDDGTHYVLNGAKTFITGGVHADRVIVCARTAAPREDDRRFGISLFAVDTKAEGYSVGRKLDKLGLKTSDTAELAFVDVKVPVEDLLGEENKGFGYLGLNLASERWGIAFGAYAQAKAAVRFAKEYVQERTVFGKPVAAFQNTKFELAACQAEVDAAEAVADRALEALDAGELSPAEAASAKLFCTEVAHRVIDKCLQLHGGYGFMNEYPIARLYADNRVNRIYGGTSEVMKMIIAKSMGL from the coding sequence ATGCGCCGCACGGTGTTCAACGAGGATCACGAGGCGTTCCGCGCGACCATACGCGCCTTCATCGAGGCCGAGGTCGTGCCCGTGTACGACGAGTGGCTCGCCGCCGGCCAGGCCCCGCGCGACTTCTACTACAAGCTCGGTGAGCTGGGCGTCTTCGGTATCCGGGTCCCCGAGGAGTTCGGCGGCGCCGGTATCGAGTCGCACAAGTTCGAGGCCGTGATGTACGAGGAGACCTCCCGCGCGGGCGTCTCCTTCGGCGGCTCCGGTGTGCACGTCCTGCTCGGTCTGCCGTACATCGAGATGCTCGCCACCGACGAGCAGAAGAAGCGTTTCCTGCCGAAGTTCGTCACCGGCGAGGAGATGTGGGCGCTGGCGATGACCGAGCCGGGCACCGGCTCCGACCTCGCCGGCATGAAGACCACCGCGAAGCTGTCCGACGACGGCACGCACTACGTCCTCAACGGCGCCAAGACCTTCATCACCGGCGGTGTGCACGCCGACCGTGTCATCGTCTGCGCCCGCACCGCCGCGCCCCGCGAGGACGACCGCCGCTTCGGCATCTCGCTCTTCGCCGTGGACACCAAGGCCGAGGGCTACTCCGTCGGGCGCAAGCTGGACAAGCTCGGCCTGAAGACGTCCGACACCGCCGAACTGGCCTTCGTCGACGTCAAGGTCCCGGTCGAGGACCTGCTGGGCGAGGAGAACAAGGGCTTCGGCTACCTGGGCCTGAATCTCGCCTCCGAGCGCTGGGGCATCGCCTTCGGCGCGTACGCCCAGGCCAAGGCCGCCGTCCGGTTCGCCAAGGAGTACGTGCAGGAGCGCACGGTCTTCGGCAAGCCCGTCGCCGCCTTCCAGAACACCAAGTTCGAACTGGCCGCCTGCCAGGCCGAGGTGGACGCCGCCGAGGCCGTCGCGGACCGCGCGCTGGAGGCCCTGGACGCCGGTGAGCTGAGCCCGGCCGAGGCCGCCTCCGCCAAGCTGTTCTGCACCGAGGTCGCGCACCGCGTGATCGACAAGTGCCTCCAGCTGCACGGCGGTTACGGCTTCATGAACGAGTACCCGATCGCCCGCCTGTACGCCGACAACCGCGTCAACCGCATCTACGGCGGCACCAGCGAGGTCATGAAGATGATCATCGCCAAGTCCATGGGCCTCTAG